The following coding sequences lie in one Myxococcales bacterium genomic window:
- a CDS encoding PIN domain-containing protein: MVLLDTSVWLLTFRKHRPLKLETVLPLDEVVTCLPIIQEVLQGFRDERAFRIAHTAMNALPAVETPLPRDVFEVAVSLYRDARRSGITIRSSVDCLIAACALRNGLTVLHRDRDFDALSRVSALRAQSV; the protein is encoded by the coding sequence ATGGTGCTGCTGGATACCTCCGTGTGGCTGCTAACGTTTCGCAAGCACCGACCCCTGAAGCTTGAAACCGTATTGCCCTTGGATGAAGTTGTGACTTGTTTGCCCATTATTCAAGAAGTACTTCAGGGCTTTCGCGATGAGCGAGCGTTTCGAATTGCACACACTGCCATGAACGCTTTACCCGCTGTCGAAACCCCGCTACCGCGCGACGTCTTTGAAGTCGCAGTCTCATTGTATCGAGATGCGCGACGCAGCGGGATCACTATCCGGTCGAGTGTTGACTGTTTGATTGCTGCTTGTGCGCTGCGCAACGGCTTGACGGTTCTGCATCGCGACCGGGACTTTGACGCTCTCAGCAGAGTCTCGGCCCTTCGAGCACAATCGGTTTAG
- a CDS encoding type II toxin-antitoxin system VapB family antitoxin, producing MKRTNLVLDEQLLEEAVRISGERTYSATVQRALKDFIHRAKARQILELTGTGLWEGDLGEMRSDRKTSPRRS from the coding sequence ATGAAACGTACAAATCTTGTGCTAGATGAGCAATTGTTAGAAGAGGCCGTTCGGATAAGTGGAGAGCGCACCTACTCGGCCACCGTGCAACGCGCGCTCAAGGACTTTATTCACCGAGCCAAAGCGCGTCAGATCCTGGAACTCACAGGTACAGGACTATGGGAAGGCGACTTGGGTGAAATGCGCAGCGATCGCAAGACATCACCACGCAGATCTTAG
- the bioA gene encoding adenosylmethionine--8-amino-7-oxononanoate transaminase, whose translation MPHLLIEQDRQYLWRPYTSHDDHQRLDPLVVCEANGVWIVDASGKRYLDGNGSWWTNTLGHAHPRLRAALKRQVDSLAHCAFAGITHAPAVELAKDLLAVAPPGLKRVFFSDNGSTAVEVATKIAFQYWQQNGRPERRRFLALSHAFHGDTLGASSLGGIPAFRAIFGPLLFDVIRAPEPTSQRTYKQVIEGVIAELTSRGNEIAGVVVEPLIQGAAGMHMWPAGMLRELGRAIRASETFLIADEVFTGYGRTGTMWACEQAGLTPDILCVAKAMSGGMLPMAATLATAQVYEGFSGGKERALMYGHTYYGNPLGASVAREVLAIYRDEHVVEQVVQKAPLISAAFERIRNLPGVRSVRSMGMVGAADLGQGGYAGNAGWAVYTHALRRGAYLRPLGDTVYIAPPLIISEAELNQLLDILHDSIVAAYTSGPWQS comes from the coding sequence ATGCCTCACTTACTAATTGAGCAAGACCGGCAATACCTGTGGCGGCCTTATACCTCACATGATGATCATCAGCGGCTCGATCCTTTGGTGGTCTGTGAGGCCAATGGGGTGTGGATTGTCGATGCATCTGGCAAACGCTACCTTGACGGCAATGGGTCATGGTGGACAAACACCTTGGGACACGCCCATCCCCGGTTACGTGCCGCACTGAAGCGTCAGGTTGATTCGTTGGCACACTGTGCATTCGCTGGCATCACCCACGCACCAGCGGTTGAGCTCGCCAAAGATCTCTTGGCAGTGGCACCCCCCGGGCTTAAGAGGGTGTTCTTCAGTGACAATGGTTCAACCGCAGTCGAAGTCGCGACAAAAATTGCGTTTCAGTATTGGCAGCAAAACGGCCGCCCGGAGCGGCGTCGCTTCTTGGCACTCTCTCACGCGTTTCACGGTGACACGCTGGGAGCCAGCAGTCTGGGCGGTATACCCGCATTTCGAGCCATCTTCGGTCCTTTATTGTTTGACGTGATCCGAGCCCCCGAGCCTACTAGCCAACGCACATACAAGCAGGTCATCGAAGGTGTTATCGCTGAACTCACATCCCGGGGAAACGAAATCGCCGGGGTCGTTGTGGAACCGCTCATTCAAGGTGCGGCCGGCATGCACATGTGGCCCGCCGGCATGCTTCGCGAGCTTGGGCGCGCGATACGAGCCAGTGAAACCTTTCTCATTGCGGACGAAGTTTTCACAGGTTACGGCCGTACCGGCACGATGTGGGCCTGTGAGCAGGCGGGACTCACGCCAGATATTCTTTGTGTTGCAAAGGCAATGTCCGGCGGCATGCTCCCCATGGCTGCCACCTTGGCCACCGCCCAGGTGTATGAGGGTTTTTCTGGCGGAAAAGAGCGTGCCCTCATGTACGGGCACACATACTACGGCAATCCCTTGGGTGCCTCGGTGGCGCGCGAAGTCTTGGCCATCTATCGCGATGAGCACGTGGTCGAACAAGTGGTGCAGAAAGCGCCGCTGATTTCAGCTGCGTTCGAGCGCATTCGGAATTTGCCGGGCGTCCGTAGCGTGCGCTCTATGGGAATGGTGGGCGCAGCCGATCTCGGCCAAGGTGGTTATGCGGGAAATGCGGGATGGGCCGTCTATACGCATGCTTTGCGTCGCGGTGCATATCTACGTCCACTAGGAGACACGGTATATATCGCGCCTCCCCTGATCATCAGCGAGGCCGAGCTCAACCAATTGCTCGACATATTGCATGACTCCATTGTAGCAGCGTATACCTCTGGCCCTTGGCAAAGCTGA
- the lnt gene encoding apolipoprotein N-acyltransferase, producing MNYCLALSAGILYFLGFAGIDFWPCAMLAYVPIQLALERVPVARPKDTIKLGLLFGFVAMFGGYYWLIHVLREFSGFPLPICVALASLLVLQQAGAFGLFAYIWWLGRRCEVNLTLRLVVAATCAEFIYPMLFPYYYGASFHTIPVLLQTAELGGPLLVSALCFVINGTIFEAWHARYVSRTSPRRALTVGGAVVLAVTVFGIVRMQQVDSRAKQAPKISVGLVQANMDTFGKRDDPIEGLRRHLRLSRDLERNGTQPGLIVWPESSYAWALPEGLKNVRRAVTGSLSTPILFGAISRRNGSSVPKIFNTAFITDAEGNIQGSYDKTYLLAFGEYLPFGDLFPVLYEWSPNSGHFSKGAHVNALPLGKWRIGTLICYEDILPAFVRKVVRHSDPHFLVNITNDSWFGDTTEPWEHLALSKLRSVEHRRFLLRATNSGVSAIIDPVGRVVDQTKLFREQTLQGEVSMLKGQTFYSLTGDWPGWLSLALSGWWLLCLLRRRSVHKRGKQ from the coding sequence GTGAACTACTGCCTCGCTCTATCGGCAGGCATTCTGTACTTCCTGGGATTTGCAGGCATCGACTTTTGGCCTTGCGCAATGCTCGCCTATGTTCCTATCCAACTGGCATTGGAACGCGTGCCTGTTGCTCGGCCGAAGGACACCATAAAACTTGGCTTGCTGTTTGGCTTTGTAGCCATGTTTGGTGGCTATTACTGGCTTATTCACGTCCTGCGTGAGTTTTCCGGATTTCCGCTCCCTATATGTGTCGCTCTTGCCTCCCTACTTGTTCTTCAACAAGCAGGCGCGTTCGGGCTCTTTGCATACATTTGGTGGCTTGGACGTCGATGCGAAGTGAACCTCACATTGCGCCTCGTGGTTGCCGCAACGTGTGCCGAGTTCATCTATCCGATGCTCTTCCCGTACTATTATGGAGCCAGCTTTCACACGATCCCGGTTCTCCTTCAGACAGCGGAACTCGGCGGGCCATTGCTGGTGTCTGCTCTTTGCTTCGTGATCAACGGCACAATATTTGAGGCATGGCATGCACGCTACGTCTCCCGTACGTCGCCTCGGCGAGCACTCACAGTAGGCGGCGCCGTAGTCCTAGCTGTCACTGTCTTCGGGATTGTTCGAATGCAGCAAGTCGATAGCCGCGCCAAACAAGCGCCCAAGATATCAGTGGGCCTGGTCCAGGCAAACATGGATACCTTTGGAAAAAGGGACGATCCTATTGAGGGTTTGCGGCGTCATTTGCGATTGTCGAGGGACCTTGAGAGAAACGGAACCCAACCTGGCCTTATCGTCTGGCCCGAATCATCCTATGCGTGGGCCCTTCCCGAGGGCTTAAAAAACGTCCGGCGCGCGGTCACCGGTTCTCTCAGCACACCGATATTATTTGGCGCGATATCCCGGCGCAATGGCAGTTCTGTCCCCAAAATATTTAACACGGCGTTTATCACGGACGCAGAGGGCAACATTCAGGGCAGCTACGATAAAACATATCTGTTGGCTTTTGGCGAATACTTGCCCTTTGGCGATCTGTTTCCGGTGTTATACGAGTGGTCGCCCAACAGCGGCCACTTCTCCAAAGGCGCTCACGTCAATGCGCTGCCTCTGGGGAAATGGCGTATTGGAACACTGATTTGCTACGAAGATATTCTCCCGGCGTTCGTGCGCAAGGTCGTTAGACACAGCGATCCACACTTCCTTGTCAATATTACGAACGACAGTTGGTTTGGCGACACCACCGAGCCCTGGGAACACTTGGCGCTCTCCAAGCTGCGTTCCGTAGAACATCGGCGATTTCTTCTGCGTGCGACCAACAGTGGAGTCAGCGCGATAATCGATCCGGTTGGCAGAGTGGTAGATCAGACCAAGCTATTTCGTGAGCAGACTCTTCAGGGTGAGGTTTCGATGCTCAAAGGGCAAACGTTTTACTCTCTCACAGGTGACTGGCCCGGCTGGCTATCGTTGGCTTTGAGCGGATGGTGGCTATTATGCTTGCTAAGGAGGAGGAGCGTACACAAGCGGGGCAAGCAATAG
- a CDS encoding sigma 54-interacting transcriptional regulator, translated as MPCLKRLGGPDGTQTYAIYKAITSIGTAPSNDVLLKHESVAEHHAQIVFDGVNFNISELDATDGIKVNGKKKRRARLVHSDRVQVGDIELVFSLLDRADATVDEPSISKAQSFASELGGLARLYDFSRRLMEIPSVDVLLETLLDVVIEVSHADKGFLILLNNDVPQITVARNLNQESLPDDIRHLSDSILAKVIESRRAVIVSDALRDEAFSRSASVLNLKLCSVMCVPLMSQGHMLGILYVGNDTVANLFVETSLDILTVFAGQAALILQTALLVEQLRSDRDGLAEALAQRRFGAIIGSAPSMMDLFRQVEKIAPTDISVLITGETGTGKELIAAEIHARSERAQGPFVVVNCGAIPENLIESELFGHVKGAFTGAIATHQGRFQQAHRGTLFLDEIGELPLALQVKLLRALQEREVSKVGDQGREKVDIRVIAATHRNLEADIRDKRFREDLYYRLNVVHLLLPPLRERGEDVTLLAKYLLHKFADEYKRDVRGFTPNALIAIRKYAWPGNIRQLENRIKKAIVLCDKSLIGPEDLELSSESLQPTKTLADAREEFQKRYIFEVLELNGGNRTKTAQDLGVDPRTIFRYLEKGLFDGDDPS; from the coding sequence ATGCCGTGTCTGAAGCGTCTAGGGGGTCCTGATGGGACGCAGACGTATGCTATTTACAAAGCGATAACATCCATAGGCACAGCGCCTTCCAATGATGTGCTTCTAAAGCACGAATCTGTGGCGGAGCATCATGCGCAGATCGTTTTTGACGGCGTGAACTTTAACATCAGCGAGCTTGATGCGACTGATGGCATAAAGGTCAATGGTAAAAAAAAACGGCGCGCACGGTTGGTTCATAGTGACCGCGTGCAAGTGGGCGATATTGAGCTGGTGTTCTCGCTGTTGGATCGGGCCGATGCCACTGTGGATGAGCCATCAATATCAAAAGCCCAGTCGTTTGCAAGTGAACTTGGCGGTCTTGCACGGCTCTATGACTTTAGTAGGCGGTTAATGGAAATCCCGTCCGTCGATGTATTGCTCGAGACGTTGCTCGATGTGGTAATTGAGGTGTCGCACGCGGACAAGGGATTTTTAATTCTTCTCAATAATGATGTCCCGCAGATCACAGTCGCGCGCAACCTAAACCAGGAGAGCTTGCCGGATGATATCAGACATCTCTCCGATAGTATTTTGGCAAAAGTCATCGAATCGCGTCGAGCCGTGATTGTGAGTGATGCGCTAAGAGATGAAGCCTTTAGTAGAAGTGCAAGCGTGCTGAATCTCAAGCTCTGTTCCGTCATGTGTGTGCCACTTATGAGCCAAGGTCATATGCTCGGTATTCTGTATGTGGGAAACGACACAGTGGCCAATCTCTTTGTGGAGACTTCTTTAGACATACTCACCGTGTTTGCGGGGCAAGCGGCGTTGATTTTACAGACCGCGCTGCTAGTCGAACAACTCCGGAGCGATAGGGATGGGCTGGCCGAAGCATTGGCGCAGAGGCGCTTTGGGGCCATCATTGGGAGTGCCCCGTCTATGATGGATCTTTTTCGCCAAGTGGAGAAGATTGCCCCGACGGATATTAGTGTTCTAATCACCGGCGAAACGGGAACTGGGAAAGAGCTAATCGCGGCAGAAATTCACGCGCGAAGCGAACGGGCACAGGGCCCGTTTGTTGTGGTCAATTGCGGCGCCATACCGGAAAATCTCATCGAATCAGAGTTGTTTGGTCACGTTAAGGGCGCGTTTACAGGTGCGATTGCCACGCACCAGGGGCGCTTTCAGCAAGCCCATCGGGGCACGCTGTTCTTGGATGAGATCGGGGAGCTTCCTCTGGCGTTGCAGGTGAAGCTCTTGCGCGCGCTTCAAGAGCGCGAGGTCAGCAAGGTGGGAGATCAGGGACGTGAAAAGGTTGACATCCGTGTGATAGCCGCAACTCATCGCAACTTAGAGGCCGATATTCGCGACAAGCGATTTAGAGAAGATCTTTACTATAGGCTCAATGTGGTGCACCTGCTTCTGCCACCGTTGAGAGAGCGGGGTGAAGATGTCACATTGCTTGCGAAATATCTGTTGCACAAATTTGCGGACGAGTACAAACGAGACGTTCGAGGATTTACTCCCAATGCACTGATTGCTATTCGTAAGTATGCATGGCCGGGCAACATTCGACAGCTTGAGAATCGAATCAAGAAAGCCATTGTACTGTGCGACAAGTCATTGATCGGTCCCGAGGACTTGGAGCTTTCTTCTGAGAGTCTGCAGCCAACGAAGACGCTCGCCGATGCCCGGGAAGAGTTTCAGAAACGCTATATTTTCGAAGTGCTGGAGCTGAACGGAGGTAATCGTACAAAGACGGCGCAAGACTTGGGTGTGGACCCGCGTACGATTTTTCGCTACCTGGAGAAGGGGCTGTTCGACGGTGACGACCCCTCCTAA
- a CDS encoding prepilin peptidase: MPSIPQYSLLVVCAVAAFTDWRTGQIPNWLTLPPLVIAPIYFGLTEGAWGLARSLLGILICSLVPLFLFWRQAMGGGDVKLLAAIGAMSGYMLGLEIQLFACGLAAFYALLCLCWEGKLLRTLRNIACIAANTVLPRSKRTVINPELMTSVRFGGAIFCAAVIHLGVRTLAA; this comes from the coding sequence ATGCCCAGTATTCCCCAGTACAGTCTGCTTGTTGTCTGTGCCGTCGCTGCCTTTACCGATTGGCGAACAGGACAAATTCCCAACTGGCTCACATTACCACCACTCGTCATTGCACCAATATACTTTGGGTTGACTGAAGGAGCCTGGGGTCTTGCAAGGTCGTTGCTCGGCATCCTCATCTGCTCCTTAGTGCCCCTTTTCCTCTTTTGGCGCCAGGCGATGGGTGGCGGTGATGTAAAACTCCTCGCCGCCATAGGCGCGATGAGCGGGTACATGCTGGGACTTGAAATTCAACTATTCGCGTGTGGCTTGGCCGCTTTCTATGCGCTGCTGTGCCTATGCTGGGAAGGCAAACTGCTTCGTACCCTAAGGAACATCGCCTGTATCGCGGCAAATACCGTGCTGCCTCGATCGAAACGTACGGTCATCAATCCCGAACTTATGACCAGCGTTCGTTTCGGAGGGGCCATATTTTGCGCAGCGGTCATCCATCTAGGAGTGAGGACATTGGCCGCGTGA
- a CDS encoding pilus assembly protein: MKLFREKKGVVYVEFLAVFLPVFIMCLAIIQLALLSAARLIIQHAAIRGARAAVVILDDDPKYYGGVARNCLTGGSSGVVQSVMTTLAKIGNTQLPEGMKPESFDKLDQLQARASNAGPRFEAIRAAVYTPLLTIAPEPWQVWKKESIASAVGFYPESRLLSGILFNQGVAVVTLPSSETANDAQYSIAPDANVTVRVTYLFHCAVPLVSALMCKKMSAILVDDDPEEDSDQALTHEQIISRELGHAEIPALQFMIGATGSRFKVFRVQATLPNQAAKYDYLSETEADEETGDSEKKEDTPACAPFEEIEE, encoded by the coding sequence GTGAAGCTCTTTCGTGAAAAAAAAGGTGTCGTCTATGTCGAGTTTCTCGCGGTATTCCTGCCAGTCTTCATTATGTGTCTCGCCATCATACAGCTGGCTTTATTGTCGGCAGCGAGGCTTATCATCCAACATGCGGCGATCCGTGGCGCTAGAGCGGCCGTAGTCATACTCGATGACGACCCCAAATATTACGGGGGCGTCGCACGTAACTGCTTGACCGGCGGATCTTCGGGCGTTGTCCAATCTGTCATGACCACGTTAGCGAAGATCGGGAATACGCAGCTCCCAGAGGGCATGAAACCCGAGTCATTCGACAAGCTCGACCAACTTCAAGCTCGCGCAAGCAACGCCGGGCCCAGATTCGAAGCCATTCGCGCTGCGGTCTATACGCCTCTCCTTACTATCGCCCCCGAGCCATGGCAGGTGTGGAAGAAGGAGTCCATCGCCTCAGCAGTAGGGTTCTACCCGGAAAGCCGATTGCTAAGCGGAATTCTCTTCAATCAGGGTGTCGCAGTAGTGACGCTTCCCTCCTCCGAAACAGCCAATGATGCGCAATACAGCATCGCTCCCGATGCAAACGTCACAGTTCGGGTCACCTATTTATTTCATTGTGCAGTGCCACTGGTGTCCGCACTTATGTGTAAGAAGATGTCCGCCATACTCGTGGATGACGATCCGGAAGAGGACTCTGATCAAGCACTCACACACGAGCAGATTATATCGCGAGAGCTGGGACATGCAGAGATACCAGCTTTGCAATTTATGATTGGCGCAACAGGATCGCGATTTAAGGTTTTTCGCGTCCAGGCGACTCTCCCCAACCAAGCTGCGAAATACGATTATCTCAGCGAAACAGAGGCAGACGAAGAGACTGGCGATTCTGAAAAGAAAGAGGATACGCCAGCCTGCGCGCCTTTTGAGGAGATCGAAGAATGA
- a CDS encoding Tad domain-containing protein, with protein MRRTLHQDIDGAIVVLGLVMAVFLVALLYYAIGVGDAIMYRESMQDGADASAYSAAIIHARGMNMIVMFNIIMAALLAILVALKLISTVAIVVIGLLSIAAVYGCGPLCTKAIPTVRKTRTAVDKAYDVLKKPILMVLEALHCGEIGLRYGIPVISQARTLAEISPAYKPPVRLGVIWPIYAQLPVEDDAFDTLCTKAGQYAGELASIPFQSIGIGFIIKEPIAALAKTFPSYFCGASMGAGDPPSYEWAKKVPKPGLGTPAYEDCYNEESSSENPDEACAQAERELEESFPQGEEAACENALCEKRLSDGRRNCEPKQGRDLKGYMWYERDVTRYYTKDKMNRVYELTAKRAYGPSILIGRSNSAASGEMTMPTGSKSPPPCGQKQTLGGSALQNNVRSDWTTWNLDLSEPVCHEKFKTPEQFKIGTGEEIAVKYKEIQHVVGCVEQVKRKVEVDETLGSKVPVPDSIQVEGAGDGEGTSSESISCFTHDDAARSPQRVLESAVQGEEDFQLRSIVIGKRPKDQTRPLLRLAAWGKETESFSTSLAKTLQNASVLSLAQAEFFFNGKDDRGEWMWHMRWRARLRRFRMPSGQSESERESITDSPSGACFQSEESEGDTCSSMDDDLLGTINELILH; from the coding sequence ATGAGGCGCACGTTGCACCAGGACATCGACGGGGCCATTGTCGTTTTGGGATTGGTCATGGCCGTGTTCTTGGTCGCCCTATTGTATTACGCCATTGGCGTTGGCGATGCGATCATGTATCGCGAAAGCATGCAAGACGGCGCAGATGCTTCGGCCTATTCTGCGGCTATCATACATGCGAGAGGCATGAACATGATCGTGATGTTCAACATCATCATGGCGGCGCTGCTTGCCATTCTAGTGGCACTGAAACTGATTTCTACCGTGGCCATTGTAGTGATTGGGTTGCTGTCGATTGCGGCGGTATACGGTTGCGGCCCATTATGCACAAAGGCCATTCCTACAGTCCGAAAAACTCGAACAGCGGTGGACAAAGCTTATGACGTTCTAAAAAAGCCTATTCTTATGGTACTGGAAGCCTTGCACTGTGGCGAGATTGGCCTCCGATATGGAATTCCTGTGATCTCTCAGGCCCGCACACTCGCGGAAATCTCGCCCGCATATAAACCACCGGTACGCCTTGGAGTCATCTGGCCTATTTATGCTCAGTTGCCCGTGGAAGACGACGCTTTCGACACGCTTTGTACAAAAGCAGGGCAGTACGCGGGAGAGCTTGCGTCTATTCCGTTCCAGAGCATAGGCATCGGCTTTATAATCAAGGAACCTATTGCCGCTCTTGCAAAAACCTTCCCCAGCTATTTCTGCGGCGCATCCATGGGAGCGGGAGATCCGCCTTCATACGAGTGGGCCAAGAAAGTTCCTAAGCCTGGACTCGGCACGCCTGCTTACGAAGACTGCTATAATGAAGAGTCCAGCAGCGAAAATCCGGATGAGGCGTGCGCTCAGGCAGAACGAGAGCTCGAGGAGAGTTTCCCCCAAGGCGAGGAGGCTGCGTGTGAGAACGCATTATGCGAGAAACGCCTCTCGGACGGACGCAGGAATTGCGAACCCAAGCAGGGCAGAGATCTAAAAGGCTATATGTGGTACGAACGCGATGTTACGAGATACTACACCAAGGATAAGATGAACCGCGTCTATGAGCTGACAGCGAAGCGCGCTTATGGCCCAAGCATCTTGATCGGCAGGAGCAACAGTGCAGCATCCGGCGAGATGACCATGCCAACAGGAAGCAAATCGCCGCCCCCGTGTGGCCAAAAGCAAACCTTGGGAGGGAGCGCTCTACAAAACAACGTACGGTCGGATTGGACGACATGGAACCTAGATCTTTCAGAGCCCGTGTGCCACGAGAAATTTAAGACGCCCGAACAGTTTAAGATAGGGACTGGAGAAGAGATAGCCGTAAAATACAAAGAAATTCAGCATGTTGTCGGCTGTGTCGAACAGGTAAAGCGTAAGGTGGAAGTAGACGAAACGCTGGGAAGTAAGGTCCCTGTTCCCGATAGCATTCAGGTGGAAGGCGCTGGCGACGGAGAGGGAACTTCAAGCGAGAGCATCTCGTGTTTCACCCACGACGACGCCGCTCGTTCACCCCAGCGCGTGCTAGAGAGCGCAGTCCAGGGTGAGGAGGACTTTCAGCTTCGATCGATCGTCATCGGCAAACGGCCCAAGGATCAGACCCGGCCCTTGCTCCGACTGGCCGCGTGGGGCAAGGAAACAGAGAGCTTCAGCACTTCGCTGGCAAAAACCTTACAGAACGCGAGTGTGCTCAGTTTAGCTCAGGCCGAGTTCTTCTTTAACGGAAAGGACGACCGAGGCGAATGGATGTGGCACATGAGGTGGCGAGCGCGTCTCAGGCGTTTCCGAATGCCGAGCGGGCAAAGTGAGAGCGAGAGGGAGAGCATTACCGATAGCCCCAGCGGCGCCTGCTTTCAAAGCGAAGAATCAGAGGGTGACACCTGTAGCTCAATGGACGATGATCTTCTGGGAACAATCAATGAACTCATTCTTCACTAA